From Cannabis sativa cultivar Pink pepper isolate KNU-18-1 chromosome 8, ASM2916894v1, whole genome shotgun sequence, a single genomic window includes:
- the LOC115699477 gene encoding NADPH-dependent diflavin oxidoreductase 1 isoform X1, which yields MKREEKFPGMEDRPKLLILYASQTGNALDAAEQLAREADLRGCLVKLFSLDEYDPVSLPYESAVVFFVSTTGQGDTPDSMKGFWKYLLQRNLSHHWLEGLPYSVFGLGDSGYQKYNFVAKKLDRRLSDLGAAAIVEKGLGDDQHPSGYEAALDPWMTSLWNKLYNLNPKFLPNGPDYVTSSKQSIGQPKFQVRYHVIDKMDSQFSYCPASELKHKEMQIETTRRMAPRKFSRHKDRPDCFLKLVKNQPLTKEGCGRDVRHFEFEFVSSVIEYDIGDSLEVLPGQDPASLEAFMQRCNLDPEAIITVYPVDTKTCNDDHATVDPIKLKSFVELTMDVASASPRRYFFEVMSYFATASHEKERLQYFASPEGRDDLYQYNQKERRTVLEVLQDFPSVNIPFEWLVQLVPPLKTRAFSISSSLSAHPKQVHLTVSVVTWTTPFKRKRSGLCSTWLSKLDPEHGIYVPVWFTKGSLPPPPPSLPLILVGPGTGCAPFRGFVEERAIQSANQDVAPVVFFFGCRNEESDYLYRDFWLSHAEDGGVLSQTKGGGFYVAFSRDQPQKVYVQHKIREHSERVWKLLSEGAAIYVAGSSTKMPSDVLSTFEEVISKESGAPREAAVRWLKALEKAGKYHVEAWS from the exons ATGAAACGAGAGGAAAAATTTCCAGGTATGGAAGATAGACCTAAGTTGTTGATACTGTACGCTAGTCAAACGGGAAATGCATTGGATGCAGCAGAGCAACTGGCGCGTGAAGCAGACCTCAGAGGCTGCTTGGTCAAACTTTTTTCTTTGGATGAATATGATCCT GTTTCCTTGCCTTATGAGAGTGCTGTAGTTTTTTTTGTTTCGACTACGGGCCAGGGTGATACTCCAGATTCCATGAAG GGTTTTTGGAAATACCTTCTGCAGAGAAATCTAAGTCACCATTGGCTAGAAGGACTTCCTTATTCTGTGTTTGGTTTGGGTGATTCTGGTTACCAGAAGTATAAT TTTGTTGCCAAGAAGCTTGACAGGAGACTTTCAGATCTAGGGGCAGCAGCCATTGTCGAAAAGGGCTTGGGAGATGATCAGCATCCATCAGG GTATGAAGCTGCTTTAGATCCATGGATGACATCTTTGTGGAATAAGTTATATAATCTGAATCCGAAATTCCTCCCGAATGGTCCAGATTATGTGACTTCTTCTAAGCAATCAATTGGTCAGCCAAAGTTTCAGGTCAGATACCATGTCATTGACAAGATGGATTCACAGTTTTCATATTGTCCAG CTTCAGAATTGAAACATAAAGAAATGCAAATTGAGACAACTCGGAGAATGGCCCCTAGAAAATTCTCACGTCACAAAGATAGGCCAGACTGCTTTCTTAAATTG GTGAAAAATCAACCATTGACCAAAGAAGGTTGTGGAAGAGATGTCCGCCactttgaatttgaatttgttTCATCT GTCATAGAGTATGATATTGGTGACAGCCTTGAGGTTCTCCCTGGCCAGGATCCTGCTTCACTAGAAGCTTTCATGCAGCGTTGTAATTTGGATCCTGAAGCAATAATCACT gtTTATCCTGTGGATACAAAGACTTGCAATGATGATCATGCCACAGTGGATCCTATCAAGTTAAaatcttttgttgagttaactATGGATGTTGCATCAGCCTCACCCCGTCGCTATTTCTTCGAG GTGATGAGTTATTTTGCCACAGCTTCACATGAAAAGGAAAGGCTGCAATATTTTGCTTCACCTGAAGGAAGGGATGACCTTTACCAGTACAATCAGAAAGAACGGCGGACTGTTCTTGAG GTATTACAGGATTTCCCTTCAGTTAATATACCATTTGAGTGGCTGGTGCAGTTGGTTCCTCCTTTGAAAACAAGAGCTTTCTCtatttcttcctctctctcagcTCACCCAAAACAAGTGCATTTAACTGTAAGTGTAGTAACATGGACTACACCTTTCAAAAGGAAGCGTTCAGGTCTCTGTTCAACCTGGCTAAGCAAGCTTGATCCTGAACATG GCATTTATGTTCCAGTGTGGTTCACTAAAGGTTCCCTTCCTCCTCCACCCCCATCACTTCCTCTAATTCTCGTAGGACCTGGAACTGGCTGTGCCCCATTTCGGGGATTTGTGGAGGAGAGAGCCATCCAAAGTGCAAACCAAGACGTCGCTCCGGTTGTATTTTTCTTTGGTTGTCGAAATGAGGAAAGTGACTATTTATACAGAGATTTTTGGCTGTCCCATGCAGAAGATGGTGGGGTACTCTCCCAGACAAAGGGTGGAGGTTTTTACGTCGCCTTCTCAAGAGACCAGCCACAAAAAGTTTATGTGCAGCACAAGATACGTGAACACAGCGAGAGAGTATGGAAGTTACTGAGTGAAGGGGCTGCCATATATGTTGCAGGTTCTTCAACCAAAATGCCGTCAGATGTGTTATCAACCTTCGAAGAAGTAATTTCCAAGGAAAGTGGGGCTCCAAGGGAAGCTGCTGTGAGATGGCTGAAAGCTCTAGAAAAGGCTGGCAAATACCATGTAGAAGCTTGGTCTTGA
- the LOC115699477 gene encoding NADPH-dependent diflavin oxidoreductase 1 isoform X3 has protein sequence MKREEKFPGMEDRPKLLILYASQTGNALDAAEQLAREADLRGCLVKLFSLDEYDPVSLPYESAVVFFVSTTGQGDTPDSMKGFWKYLLQRNLSHHWLEGLPYSVFGLGDSGYQKYNFVAKKLDRRLSDLGAAAIVEKGLGDDQHPSGYEAALDPWMTSLWNKLYNLNPKFLPNGPDYVTSSKQSIGQPKFQVRYHVIDKMDSQFSYCPELKHKEMQIETTRRMAPRKFSRHKDRPDCFLKLVKNQPLTKEGCGRDVRHFEFEFVSSVIEYDIGDSLEVLPGQDPASLEAFMQRCNLDPEAIITVYPVDTKTCNDDHATVDPIKLKSFVELTMDVASASPRRYFFEVMSYFATASHEKERLQYFASPEGRDDLYQYNQKERRTVLEVLQDFPSVNIPFEWLVQLVPPLKTRAFSISSSLSAHPKQVHLTVSVVTWTTPFKRKRSGLCSTWLSKLDPEHGIYVPVWFTKGSLPPPPPSLPLILVGPGTGCAPFRGFVEERAIQSANQDVAPVVFFFGCRNEESDYLYRDFWLSHAEDGGVLSQTKGGGFYVAFSRDQPQKVYVQHKIREHSERVWKLLSEGAAIYVAGSSTKMPSDVLSTFEEVISKESGAPREAAVRWLKALEKAGKYHVEAWS, from the exons ATGAAACGAGAGGAAAAATTTCCAGGTATGGAAGATAGACCTAAGTTGTTGATACTGTACGCTAGTCAAACGGGAAATGCATTGGATGCAGCAGAGCAACTGGCGCGTGAAGCAGACCTCAGAGGCTGCTTGGTCAAACTTTTTTCTTTGGATGAATATGATCCT GTTTCCTTGCCTTATGAGAGTGCTGTAGTTTTTTTTGTTTCGACTACGGGCCAGGGTGATACTCCAGATTCCATGAAG GGTTTTTGGAAATACCTTCTGCAGAGAAATCTAAGTCACCATTGGCTAGAAGGACTTCCTTATTCTGTGTTTGGTTTGGGTGATTCTGGTTACCAGAAGTATAAT TTTGTTGCCAAGAAGCTTGACAGGAGACTTTCAGATCTAGGGGCAGCAGCCATTGTCGAAAAGGGCTTGGGAGATGATCAGCATCCATCAGG GTATGAAGCTGCTTTAGATCCATGGATGACATCTTTGTGGAATAAGTTATATAATCTGAATCCGAAATTCCTCCCGAATGGTCCAGATTATGTGACTTCTTCTAAGCAATCAATTGGTCAGCCAAAGTTTCAGGTCAGATACCATGTCATTGACAAGATGGATTCACAGTTTTCATATTGTCCAG AATTGAAACATAAAGAAATGCAAATTGAGACAACTCGGAGAATGGCCCCTAGAAAATTCTCACGTCACAAAGATAGGCCAGACTGCTTTCTTAAATTG GTGAAAAATCAACCATTGACCAAAGAAGGTTGTGGAAGAGATGTCCGCCactttgaatttgaatttgttTCATCT GTCATAGAGTATGATATTGGTGACAGCCTTGAGGTTCTCCCTGGCCAGGATCCTGCTTCACTAGAAGCTTTCATGCAGCGTTGTAATTTGGATCCTGAAGCAATAATCACT gtTTATCCTGTGGATACAAAGACTTGCAATGATGATCATGCCACAGTGGATCCTATCAAGTTAAaatcttttgttgagttaactATGGATGTTGCATCAGCCTCACCCCGTCGCTATTTCTTCGAG GTGATGAGTTATTTTGCCACAGCTTCACATGAAAAGGAAAGGCTGCAATATTTTGCTTCACCTGAAGGAAGGGATGACCTTTACCAGTACAATCAGAAAGAACGGCGGACTGTTCTTGAG GTATTACAGGATTTCCCTTCAGTTAATATACCATTTGAGTGGCTGGTGCAGTTGGTTCCTCCTTTGAAAACAAGAGCTTTCTCtatttcttcctctctctcagcTCACCCAAAACAAGTGCATTTAACTGTAAGTGTAGTAACATGGACTACACCTTTCAAAAGGAAGCGTTCAGGTCTCTGTTCAACCTGGCTAAGCAAGCTTGATCCTGAACATG GCATTTATGTTCCAGTGTGGTTCACTAAAGGTTCCCTTCCTCCTCCACCCCCATCACTTCCTCTAATTCTCGTAGGACCTGGAACTGGCTGTGCCCCATTTCGGGGATTTGTGGAGGAGAGAGCCATCCAAAGTGCAAACCAAGACGTCGCTCCGGTTGTATTTTTCTTTGGTTGTCGAAATGAGGAAAGTGACTATTTATACAGAGATTTTTGGCTGTCCCATGCAGAAGATGGTGGGGTACTCTCCCAGACAAAGGGTGGAGGTTTTTACGTCGCCTTCTCAAGAGACCAGCCACAAAAAGTTTATGTGCAGCACAAGATACGTGAACACAGCGAGAGAGTATGGAAGTTACTGAGTGAAGGGGCTGCCATATATGTTGCAGGTTCTTCAACCAAAATGCCGTCAGATGTGTTATCAACCTTCGAAGAAGTAATTTCCAAGGAAAGTGGGGCTCCAAGGGAAGCTGCTGTGAGATGGCTGAAAGCTCTAGAAAAGGCTGGCAAATACCATGTAGAAGCTTGGTCTTGA
- the LOC115699477 gene encoding NADPH-dependent diflavin oxidoreductase 1 isoform X2 — protein MEDRPKLLILYASQTGNALDAAEQLAREADLRGCLVKLFSLDEYDPVSLPYESAVVFFVSTTGQGDTPDSMKGFWKYLLQRNLSHHWLEGLPYSVFGLGDSGYQKYNFVAKKLDRRLSDLGAAAIVEKGLGDDQHPSGYEAALDPWMTSLWNKLYNLNPKFLPNGPDYVTSSKQSIGQPKFQVRYHVIDKMDSQFSYCPASELKHKEMQIETTRRMAPRKFSRHKDRPDCFLKLVKNQPLTKEGCGRDVRHFEFEFVSSVIEYDIGDSLEVLPGQDPASLEAFMQRCNLDPEAIITVYPVDTKTCNDDHATVDPIKLKSFVELTMDVASASPRRYFFEVMSYFATASHEKERLQYFASPEGRDDLYQYNQKERRTVLEVLQDFPSVNIPFEWLVQLVPPLKTRAFSISSSLSAHPKQVHLTVSVVTWTTPFKRKRSGLCSTWLSKLDPEHGIYVPVWFTKGSLPPPPPSLPLILVGPGTGCAPFRGFVEERAIQSANQDVAPVVFFFGCRNEESDYLYRDFWLSHAEDGGVLSQTKGGGFYVAFSRDQPQKVYVQHKIREHSERVWKLLSEGAAIYVAGSSTKMPSDVLSTFEEVISKESGAPREAAVRWLKALEKAGKYHVEAWS, from the exons ATGGAAGATAGACCTAAGTTGTTGATACTGTACGCTAGTCAAACGGGAAATGCATTGGATGCAGCAGAGCAACTGGCGCGTGAAGCAGACCTCAGAGGCTGCTTGGTCAAACTTTTTTCTTTGGATGAATATGATCCT GTTTCCTTGCCTTATGAGAGTGCTGTAGTTTTTTTTGTTTCGACTACGGGCCAGGGTGATACTCCAGATTCCATGAAG GGTTTTTGGAAATACCTTCTGCAGAGAAATCTAAGTCACCATTGGCTAGAAGGACTTCCTTATTCTGTGTTTGGTTTGGGTGATTCTGGTTACCAGAAGTATAAT TTTGTTGCCAAGAAGCTTGACAGGAGACTTTCAGATCTAGGGGCAGCAGCCATTGTCGAAAAGGGCTTGGGAGATGATCAGCATCCATCAGG GTATGAAGCTGCTTTAGATCCATGGATGACATCTTTGTGGAATAAGTTATATAATCTGAATCCGAAATTCCTCCCGAATGGTCCAGATTATGTGACTTCTTCTAAGCAATCAATTGGTCAGCCAAAGTTTCAGGTCAGATACCATGTCATTGACAAGATGGATTCACAGTTTTCATATTGTCCAG CTTCAGAATTGAAACATAAAGAAATGCAAATTGAGACAACTCGGAGAATGGCCCCTAGAAAATTCTCACGTCACAAAGATAGGCCAGACTGCTTTCTTAAATTG GTGAAAAATCAACCATTGACCAAAGAAGGTTGTGGAAGAGATGTCCGCCactttgaatttgaatttgttTCATCT GTCATAGAGTATGATATTGGTGACAGCCTTGAGGTTCTCCCTGGCCAGGATCCTGCTTCACTAGAAGCTTTCATGCAGCGTTGTAATTTGGATCCTGAAGCAATAATCACT gtTTATCCTGTGGATACAAAGACTTGCAATGATGATCATGCCACAGTGGATCCTATCAAGTTAAaatcttttgttgagttaactATGGATGTTGCATCAGCCTCACCCCGTCGCTATTTCTTCGAG GTGATGAGTTATTTTGCCACAGCTTCACATGAAAAGGAAAGGCTGCAATATTTTGCTTCACCTGAAGGAAGGGATGACCTTTACCAGTACAATCAGAAAGAACGGCGGACTGTTCTTGAG GTATTACAGGATTTCCCTTCAGTTAATATACCATTTGAGTGGCTGGTGCAGTTGGTTCCTCCTTTGAAAACAAGAGCTTTCTCtatttcttcctctctctcagcTCACCCAAAACAAGTGCATTTAACTGTAAGTGTAGTAACATGGACTACACCTTTCAAAAGGAAGCGTTCAGGTCTCTGTTCAACCTGGCTAAGCAAGCTTGATCCTGAACATG GCATTTATGTTCCAGTGTGGTTCACTAAAGGTTCCCTTCCTCCTCCACCCCCATCACTTCCTCTAATTCTCGTAGGACCTGGAACTGGCTGTGCCCCATTTCGGGGATTTGTGGAGGAGAGAGCCATCCAAAGTGCAAACCAAGACGTCGCTCCGGTTGTATTTTTCTTTGGTTGTCGAAATGAGGAAAGTGACTATTTATACAGAGATTTTTGGCTGTCCCATGCAGAAGATGGTGGGGTACTCTCCCAGACAAAGGGTGGAGGTTTTTACGTCGCCTTCTCAAGAGACCAGCCACAAAAAGTTTATGTGCAGCACAAGATACGTGAACACAGCGAGAGAGTATGGAAGTTACTGAGTGAAGGGGCTGCCATATATGTTGCAGGTTCTTCAACCAAAATGCCGTCAGATGTGTTATCAACCTTCGAAGAAGTAATTTCCAAGGAAAGTGGGGCTCCAAGGGAAGCTGCTGTGAGATGGCTGAAAGCTCTAGAAAAGGCTGGCAAATACCATGTAGAAGCTTGGTCTTGA
- the LOC115699477 gene encoding NADPH-dependent diflavin oxidoreductase 1 isoform X4 translates to MSYFATASHEKERLQYFASPEGRDDLYQYNQKERRTVLEVLQDFPSVNIPFEWLVQLVPPLKTRAFSISSSLSAHPKQVHLTVSVVTWTTPFKRKRSGLCSTWLSKLDPEHGIYVPVWFTKGSLPPPPPSLPLILVGPGTGCAPFRGFVEERAIQSANQDVAPVVFFFGCRNEESDYLYRDFWLSHAEDGGVLSQTKGGGFYVAFSRDQPQKVYVQHKIREHSERVWKLLSEGAAIYVAGSSTKMPSDVLSTFEEVISKESGAPREAAVRWLKALEKAGKYHVEAWS, encoded by the exons ATGAGTTATTTTGCCACAGCTTCACATGAAAAGGAAAGGCTGCAATATTTTGCTTCACCTGAAGGAAGGGATGACCTTTACCAGTACAATCAGAAAGAACGGCGGACTGTTCTTGAG GTATTACAGGATTTCCCTTCAGTTAATATACCATTTGAGTGGCTGGTGCAGTTGGTTCCTCCTTTGAAAACAAGAGCTTTCTCtatttcttcctctctctcagcTCACCCAAAACAAGTGCATTTAACTGTAAGTGTAGTAACATGGACTACACCTTTCAAAAGGAAGCGTTCAGGTCTCTGTTCAACCTGGCTAAGCAAGCTTGATCCTGAACATG GCATTTATGTTCCAGTGTGGTTCACTAAAGGTTCCCTTCCTCCTCCACCCCCATCACTTCCTCTAATTCTCGTAGGACCTGGAACTGGCTGTGCCCCATTTCGGGGATTTGTGGAGGAGAGAGCCATCCAAAGTGCAAACCAAGACGTCGCTCCGGTTGTATTTTTCTTTGGTTGTCGAAATGAGGAAAGTGACTATTTATACAGAGATTTTTGGCTGTCCCATGCAGAAGATGGTGGGGTACTCTCCCAGACAAAGGGTGGAGGTTTTTACGTCGCCTTCTCAAGAGACCAGCCACAAAAAGTTTATGTGCAGCACAAGATACGTGAACACAGCGAGAGAGTATGGAAGTTACTGAGTGAAGGGGCTGCCATATATGTTGCAGGTTCTTCAACCAAAATGCCGTCAGATGTGTTATCAACCTTCGAAGAAGTAATTTCCAAGGAAAGTGGGGCTCCAAGGGAAGCTGCTGTGAGATGGCTGAAAGCTCTAGAAAAGGCTGGCAAATACCATGTAGAAGCTTGGTCTTGA
- the LOC115699672 gene encoding small ribosomal subunit protein cS23, with amino-acid sequence MPAMAVHFQANLNATFKPSTWPPQTHFHNLKSIQTSASPKPRTFFPSLNLRSYSDFNLTHSSPKFQLTASAVAADPAVSEEAPVDESATTETSPEEEKLGVVVKALEKPRLVLKFIWMEKNIGIALDQTIPGHGTIPLSPYYFWPRKDAWEELKVLLESKPWISQKQMIILLNQATDIINLWQQSGGNLS; translated from the exons ATGCCAGCCATGGCGGTCCACTTCCAGGCAAACTTAAATGCAACTTTCAAGCCCTCAACATGGCCTCCCCAAACCCACTTTCATAATCTTAAGTCCATTCAAACCTCCGCCTCTCCCAAGCCCAGAACCTTCTTCCCCAGCTTAAACCTTCGCTCATACTCCGACTTCAACCTCACTCACTCCTCCCCTAAGTTCCAGCTAACAGCTTCCGCTGTTGCTGCTGATCCTGCCGTATCTGAGGAGGCCCCTGTTGATGAATCCGCCACAACGGAAACTTCTCCCGAGGAAGAG aaGCTTGGAGTGGTAGTGAAGGCACTTGAGAAGCCAAGGCTTGTATTGAAGTTCATTTGGATGGAGAAAAATATAGGAATTGCGCTTGATCAAACAATACCCGGCCATGGAACCATCCCTCTTAGTCCTTACTACTTTTGGCCCAGAAAAGATGCTTGGGAAGAGCTCAAGGTTCTACTAGAGAGTAAGCCTTGGATATCTCAAAAGCAGATGATCATTCTTCTCAATCAGGCTACTGATATCATCAACTTGTGGCAGCAAAGTGGGGGCAATCTGTCTTAG